The stretch of DNA TTACTTATATTAACTACTCCATCCGATCCAAAataagtgttgcagttttgaactaaggtTGAACTGCGACACTTattatggatcggagggagtaatGATGTAATATGGATGGAAGCTAATTTGGTTGTGTGTGGAACTTGGGCGTCCCAAAAGAAGGAAGATTATATCCTATCAAGATCTATGAACGAGGCATTAGATGGTTTGCGTTGTGTAGAAAGTAGAAACAGCTTTAATAGAAAACCTAGCATGGTGACCCGCACATTAGCACAGCTAAATTTCCTATCGCGGCATCTTTTTAAAAAATCTCCATACTCCAGAACAAATTTTGGCCATTATGTTTCATATGAACATGCTTGCAAAAAGTTACACATGATAGTATCAGAAATCCATGACGAATAAAATGATAGCGTCCCCTGTACATGATCCTCAAACATTCTCTCCTCGCCACGCTTATTGTAGATTGTTTTCTCTAATGATGCCCTGTACATCAGTTCTCTTACGGGTTCTCAAAGGTTTGTATTGGGTTTCatctctagcctaccccaacttgctTGGGACAGAAAGCTTTGTTGTTCTGGGCATGGCCTCTCCTATGGGTTGCTAGAAAGTTATAACTATTAGTTTGTATTCATTATTAATTTATGTAACATTCTGTATTCCTATTTCACTGACACATGTCAACAGTTACTTGTACTCCTTACTAGCCAACTCCAACAACTTGTATTACATACTTTGACATAATTTATTTCCTCCAACCTTGGATGTTGCATGGGAGCAATATATAGGTTCATTCGTATGATATGCCGCTTGCACATGCATCGCATTCATCTTCCCAACTAAGCTTGGTGTGCCTTCTTAACACAATCAAGACAGAAGCCAGGCAATGGGCAATGGCTGGTGCAAGGGGCCTCGCGGCGTTGCTTCCGACAATGTCGGTGTCAAGCGTGTAGAGGCGTCATGTTCTAATCACCGCCGAGTGTTGCCCTTAGGGCTTGTACAAACTTTTCTTTCTACAATGCATTGAAAAGCAAGGCTTTTGCATTTTCTCAAGTAAAAAAAAAATCCGATTATTTGTAGATCTACACCTGgttgtatggcgctgagtgttggccgactaaaaggcgacatgttcaacagttaggtgtgacAGAGATGCacatgttgagatggatgtgtggccacacaaGGAAGGACCtagtccggaatgatgatatacgagatagagttggggtagcaccaattgaagagaagcttgtccaacatcgtctgagatggtttgggcatattcagtgCAGGCCTCCAGAAGCGCCTAGCGGATGGCTAAAGCGTGCCGGTTGCTACACCTAGTTGTACACGCACATACTACTTGATTCTTACAAATTTGCGATTCCACCCATACCTTTACCTCAATGGCGTAGCTTCGACTGTGCCagacaccccccccccccccccccccccccccccccccccccccccccccccccccccccccccccccccccccacacacacacacacaacacatgacgatatggcCCAAGCTCCAGCACTGCCTTAGCTCGACTCTTTTCTTTTGTACTCATGTTGACATCATCCCCATCATATTTGAATCTATGTATATGTCGATACATCTACCTATTTCATGCCGCCTATTGATACATCTGAGGCATGATGTATTGATATCCACTGTCTCTACATACTTAAATAGTACTGAATGGAAATAAAAAGAATACTTGACACTTCAGTTTTAGATTAAATTAATGTACAATTGTTTACTCTTAAATTTACTTATTTGTGACCTTAATATGGAGTACATATGGAAATAAATTTGCTATATatatttaaattcaaattttcATGTGTAAGAGAGTTGTATTTTCAACCTGCCTAATAAATTTTTATCTACTATTCCCTGATCTGAAATAATGCAACAGTATCATTCTTGCATACTAAATCAACTTTTTTACGCATTACTGATCAAACTTTAAAACATTGACTACACGCTCAGTTATGCACCTTGCATTTTCAAACCAAGGGACTGTTTTAGTAGATTTATACTTTTATCTATTTAATTAATACAATATGACCAGATCTAGTACAACTAAAATactacctccgttcctaaatataagtctttttagagattccactacGGACTACTACGAAGTAAAATGggtgaatctatactctaaacATGTCCGTAGTGGAATCTCTAAAAGGacctatatttaggaacggagggaataCATATGATTTGCCTGATTCACATTCTATAGGAAGTACTTTCTCTGTAACTTTTTAGAGTCCATGACAGTGtcaaaaaacatcttatattaagTTACAGAGGGAATAGATACTAAGCAAATAAGTGAAATCATTTGTTGATCAGCGGTGATGTCACTGCTTGCATATGTTATGGACTGATTTGGATGGACTTCGGTCACTGCCAATTCGGATACAAATACTGGTGTATTACATAGTGGGTTTAAGCTCATATGTAGGTACATTGATTTCTAAATCTAAGCCATTCAAATTGATGATCGATGGACTTAGATAATTCAGTCCATGTGGAAGCACATGCTGACTCGTTTGCCTTCCGTTTTAATAATAAAATAATAATATATAGATAACTTACCTCAATCAAAGAGGAATGTCCTGGATCCGTTCCCAACGACAGTGCCTATACATGAGGTAGAAAATTAGGGACTCAATCCAGAATGATAATTTTATTTCGGGAGAGGATAGAACAAGAACTTACCAGTGCTGTCCCACCCAGAGCAACCAGCGCAGAGAGAAAGTTGAAAAACAGGGCTTTAGTTACGGTGAATCCTGAGCGAACCAGAATCCCAAAATCCCCAATCTAAACAAAGAGATGAGAAGTTTATCATCAACCAGCAGTATCATTTTTCGTGTAATTCAATAAAACTGTTCAGCTCAGAAAAAAGGTTAATTCAAATAAAGTAGGACGCGTTTATCTGGGGAATGTTCGCTAGGGGCGAATTGCCAGCGAACACCCCACTTGCCATGCCGGAATAAATAAAATTGAAATGCGTTTTTTAGGGAAATGCCATGTACGGAAGGTGAAATTGACATGTATAGGAAAGAATTGCCGGCGATTTAAAAAAAAATTGCCATCCACGTGATCTGGATCCAATGGCTGTGGGGGCGTTCGCTGGGACTGCCTTCCCAGTGAACGTTCGCCCATTAGCATTTCCAATAAAGTATCCGACATGCTACACGTAAGCAAACAACAAGCATCACTGAAGATAATCTAACTAATCCGGTTGTAACAAACCAAGATTCATTTCCCAACTATGGAGAGCTTACAGAATAGAGATCCAAAGTTACAAGCATAGCATAATAATACTATAATAATATATGAAAATCTAAATTCCACGTGACACATTAGCTATTCATTCATATATCATGACCAATATTTTCACTCCAGCAGAACTTCCTGAGCGACCAGCATGCAAAAAGAGTTCATATATTTATGTGATCTCCAATTTTCACATGATACCACGGCAAAGTATATTCTAAAAAGATAAAAATCATTATTAGTCACAGATAAGAAAGATTAGATGTGATACTGGATTCTTATCTTCTGGATCAGATGCACTTGGATAGAGAATATCACAAAATTGCTAGAACAGCAGAACATGAACTGCCTCATGATCTTAGGGCACAAAGCCACAAACTACTTGTGGTCCCGGAACCGGTAACCAGATTGACACATCAGTACATCACACCATGTCTAAGCTAGCATTTCCAAACAGTCTTGGTCACGCTTGACATTTTGTGTCAATGTGAGGTTCCATTTTGTGTCAATGTGAGGTTCCAAGACTTCCCTCTCCTCTTGGTACCAGTGAAAGTAGCAGCTGCTCATGGTCTAACATACTGAACCAATGCCAAATATGTGTTTTAACTAATACCACGTAacaatgcaaaaaaaaaaaagtAACACTGGTAGGAGGCAAGAGGAGAGAATACTGTAAGTTAGATCTGAAATCAGTTACTTGAGGAGGAAGGTAACCTCTTGAGGAAGTTCATGAGCGAGCAGAAATAAAGTTCTAGACCATCCTCCAACAGAACCATGTAGCAGAAAAGCACTTCCAAGAGCCATCCCATCAGTGAAGTTATGCTGCATTAATCACATACTTATTTTCTGAAATTCCATCAAATCAAACCTAGTAAAGCTGAAAAATCTAATATACAATCAGACTGCACGCGCAAGACAAAAACATAAAAATAGCTGTGAGTATTCAGATCATAGACTTACAACACCATCTGAGAAAAGATTGAGGTAGCCAAACACGAGGTTGGAGTTTGAAACAGAGGGATCTTCACTCGATAATGTTTTGCCAGGGGCAGGATTAGTTTCAGAATTGATAGGCTCTCTGTCGGTGGCACCAGGCACCACGTCCAAACCTGATCTCTGTGATCCTAAAACGGCTTCCTGTGAATAATACAAAAAGTTTTCACTAAAACAGTAGGGATGACAGACTAGTTACAGTAGAAATTACCAAAATATTAATTTAGTTTCACTGCTACATTTGCTATTTTATCTCTTTTATTTATTGATGTGGTCAGTATGTAGATTGTTACCACAGCTGTGGCACACCACAGTTTTGTGTGTCATGGTGCACCTTTCACAAATATATCATTTGGCATGCTTTCAGGGCGACTTGACAGCCACAAAAGGTTATTGTTGTGTTCGCACAAACATACTTGTCTTTAGCAGAACCTAGTGTCCTTCAATTTTTGGAATGCACTAATTTTATTTCCCAGCTAACCAAGTTTCCACACTTTACAGGCATGTTTTCCATCCAAGGCCATTTTTTTTCACAAATTTCGACAACTATTGTACTTCGTAAATGTAAATGAACTATACAAGGAAAAAAGCAGATGTTGCACACCTGGGTGGGGGCACTATATTTGAGATATGTTTTGCCATATTCAAGTTGTACCAAAAAATTTAAAACAAATCATGCATGTCCATCAGGTGCTAAGGGTGTGTTTGATTCCAATCACCAAGTGGAATGGCATGGGTCGGACCCGTGACCGGCCTCGCTCCCGAACGCACCAATACCTCCAAATCAGAGGAATCACACGGAACCGGTTGCTCTCTTTCCTCACACTCCACCAAAACCATGCCGCGTCTCCTCTCTCAGGTCACCTCCCCCTCGTCTCTCCCTTCCCTCCCTCTGCTCTCTCACAGCCGCAACGCTCCCATCTGGGTAGCGGACCGGGCAGCAACCGACGGGGGCCGGTGGTTGCTGGCGGCGGCCTGGCCTGCAGAGGGGCGGCTGCAGTTTTCTGGCGACGACCAGATCTTCCAGGGAGCGGCGACGGCCTGATCTGCTGGTGGGCGGCGGCTTGATCTGCTGGCGCGGCGGCTTGATCTGCTGGTGGGCGACGGCGGACTGACTTGCCGGTGAGTGGGCGGCCGATTTGTTTGGGGCGGTGGCTGACCTGCTGCCCTGCTGGTGGCAACAACCTGGCTGGTAGCGACACGCATGGACCTGGGAAGAGGAGCCAGGTGTGCTGTTGTTCGTCAGAGACTAGCAGGCGAGCAACTTCTGGTCCTTCCTCCGATCTGAAGCTTTACTTCAGTAGACTAATGGAGGCAGAGGAGCAGTGGCAGATGGCTAATGGCAACCAGCCAACGAGTTCATTAGCTCTTAATCATTAATCATTGAGGAGTTTGACCGTGGCTTTGGTGCAAGAGgaaataacaacaacaacaacaacaacaacaacaacaacaaagcctttagtcccaaacaagttggggtaggctagaggtgaaacccataagatctcgcaatcaactcatggctctggtacatggatagcaagcttccacgcacccctgtccatagctagctctttggtgatactccaatccttcaggtctctcttaacggactcttcacatgtcaaattcggtctaccccgccctctcttgacattctccgcacgctttagccgtccgctatgcactggagcttctggaggcctgcgctgaatatgcccaaaccatctcagacgatgttggacaagcttctcttcaattggtgccaccccaactctatctcgtatatcatcattccggactcgatccttcctcatgtggccacacatccatctcaacatacgcatctccgccacacctaactgttgaacatgtcgccttttagtcagCCAACACTTAGcaccatacaacattgcgggtcgaaccgccgtcctgtagaacttgccttttagcttttgtggcactctcttgtcacagagaatgccagaagcttggtgccacttcatccatccggctttgattcgatggttcacatcttcatcaatacccccatcctcctgtagcattgaccccaaataccgaaaggtgtccttccgaggtaccacctggccatcaaggctaacctcctcctcacacctagtagcACTGAAACCGCAtatcatgtactcggttttagttctactaagcctaaaccctttcgattccaaggtttgtctccataactctaacttcctatttaccccatgtcgtcaactagcaccacatcatccgcaaagagcatacaccatgggatatctccttgtatatcccttgtgacctcatccatcaccaatgcaaaaagataagggctcaaagctgacccctgatgcagtcctatcttaatcgggaagtcatcggtgtcgacatcacttgttcgaacacttgtcacaacattatcgtacatgtccttgatgagggtaatgtactttgctgggaccttgtgtttctccaaggcccaccacatgacataccgcggtatcttatcataggccttctccaagtcaatgaacaccatatgcaagtccttcttttgctccctatatatctccataagttatcgtaccaagaaaatggcttccatggtcgacctcccaggcatgaaaccaaactgatttttggtcacgcttgtcattcttcttaagcggtgctcaatgactctctcccatagcttcattgtatggctcatcagcttaattccacggtaattactacaactctgaacatcccccttgttcttgaagattggtactaatatactccgtctccattctcctggcatcttgtttgcccgaaaaatgaggttgaaaagcttggttagccatactatcgctatgtccccgagacctttccacacctcaatggggatacaatcaaggcccatcgccttgcctcctttcatcctttttaaagccaccttgacctcagactcctggattcgccgcacaaaacgcatgctggtctcatcaaaggagtcgtcgagttcaatggtagaactctcattctccccattgaacagcttgtcgaagtactcccgccatctatgcttaatctcctcgtccttcaccaagaGGAGATAGTTGTAGATATTTCTGATGTCATTTTTATTATGCTTTGTTAATGTACCTTGTCAAAATGAACCAATGCCATTATGTTCCATCCCTCCAACCAAACAGTGAAATGTAACCATTCCATTCCATGTATTGTCTCCAAACAAACACAGGAACGGAACCGACCCATTCCAGTGGAATGGAATCATGACATTCCATTCCACTTCGTtccgcaaccaaacacaccctaacATGTCCACATGAAAATTTTGGTACCAAAACATGAATGCATGTGCCCTTAAAAAATTGGTGCAGCTTGCATAGTAAATAGTATGATATGCAAGGTGCATCAATTTGTTTGTTTCTCACATGATGCATATGATTCAAATTTTGCAAGTGTGTATGTCATCTCATAATGTCCATTCAAGATTTTTTTTCCATCCTTTTTCATAACATTTTGAATTGGAAAACACATACGCGGAATATAGGGTGCAACGCTGCACAGGTGGAGATCAGCATTTCCACACACAGGTACCCATGTAATGATAAGACTTGAAGGCTTAGGAGAACATATTGCATACCTTCAGAATTTATATCAACTAGAATTAGGTATACCTTAGTAGCATTTGACTCTTGCTCATTTTCAGCATCTATCATTTTTCCAGTTGCGCCATCATGCAAAGAATTTTGTTGCACTTGATCTGTGTCTTTACCCTCATCGTCACTTTTTATGTGACCCGACTTGGCCTTATCACTAATGTCTTGTCGCTTATGATGGTGATGATGGTGCCCATGGCTATGACCCCCCCTTTGAGAATTGTCCTCAACGTACCTCACAATCTTCTCGACAATAAAGAACAATACAATTCCAACTGCATGAAATGGTTGGATGTTTCGAGGAATATTGCATAGAAGCATGGAAAAAGAAAAGAGATTAGCAATTGAGTTATAAAATGATTAACAATGTCATCACTATATTTACATTTGTTCAGTAACATGCAGCAATGATTAATTCCTAACAAAACTGAGCAATCACATACTAAGAAATAATAAGATAAAATTGGTAGGCCTTATGGCATGTCAACATTGATTATCCTGAAAACAAAATTCCGACTTCTATAAATAATTGGTAGGCCTTTTGGCATGTTAACCTTAAGGGAAAACACTGTTTGATATAGGTATGTAAAAGGTAATACTCACATAAAATAGACAAGCCAACAGAAAGATCTTTCAGGGAGTGTGCATGTGACTGCTCATGAGCATGATCATGATCCTCATGATTGTGTGAATGAGAGTGCCCTCCACCTGTATACCCAATGAAACATAAAATGAGGAACAAATAAGAGTGCGGCTGAGACAGATTAGCACCACAAATGGTGTAAGAGTACTGCAGGTACAAAGGTCAGAAACATGCCAAAAAAAAAGGTTCAAGAAAAATGCATTACTTCGGGCATGTCTGAAACACTAGAGTTTCTCCGGATTTCTCAGGAAATGATATAATTCAAGCAGAAATGTCCTATAACATTCAAGGTTCCAAACAAGACCGCTGCTAGGTGTACAGTTTTTGTCCAAACTTTAATATCAGCATGACAAACAAATGATGCTATTACATGTTAGCTGAAGTGCAATACTTCAGTCCCGTATAAACTCTTAACAATCAGGGGAAAGGgttaaaaaaatgttaatcatgccCTAGATCCTACAAATAAAAGATATCGATATCAAGTAGATGGTTCAGTTTTAGTTTCCTAACAGAGTGCACACATCGGATAATTTGTTTGCGAGCTACTATGCTTCTATTTGGCATACAAACAAAATATCTTTAGCGAGCAAACCATTTATCAACATTGCGCATCTACCCACCTGCTATACAGCACGATACCTCCTTTACCAGCATACATACAGGGAACAATATATAACAGCCATTAAAAACTGATAGGGAGGCTGACATGCAGCTACAGTTATCATGGAAACAATATGCTAAGTTACCTCCGTAGAGTTTTTGAGCTCTTTGTTTTTGGGGCTTTTCTTCTCCCTTTGCTTTTTGTTTCGGCTAGGCTGCTCTTTGCTTTAGTTTTTGTTCTGGTTTGAGTTTGTTCTGTAAACCTCACATCATTTCAACGCTTTCTTCTTCTAATACAAAATAACATGCTGTGCGGTGTGCGGTCGAGAAAATGTTAAGTTGCTAACTGGTGGCAATTGATATTGATAATGAGTAGATCAACTATTAGTGCACACAAATTCTGACTTtctg from Triticum urartu cultivar G1812 chromosome 3, Tu2.1, whole genome shotgun sequence encodes:
- the LOC125543035 gene encoding IAA-alanine resistance protein 1, which codes for MLCRLLSLLLLAALLAAAAGHGDSSASSCPFHGGHDEEPHEHHDHGHSCGGALDDSNHEHHHHHSHHHRDEIQRLLPEELAEEADLELEGFDHDHHHHHDHHHDHIHRDFQPESTPMGVWLRAMGCSLLVSMASLVCLILLPVILFQGKPSKAVVDALAVFGAGAMLGDSFLHQLPHAFGGGHSHSHNHEDHDHAHEQSHAHSLKDLSVGLSILFGIVLFFIVEKIVRYVEDNSQRGGHSHGHHHHHHKRQDISDKAKSGHIKSDDEGKDTDQVQQNSLHDGATGKMIDAENEQESNATKEAVLGSQRSGLDVVPGATDREPINSETNPAPGKTLSSEDPSVSNSNLVFGYLNLFSDGVHNFTDGMALGSAFLLHGSVGGWSRTLFLLAHELPQEIGDFGILVRSGFTVTKALFFNFLSALVALGGTALALSLGTDPGHSSLIEGFTAGGFIYIAVAGVLPQMHDQKTTPSNSMCQLIFLTMGMLVALGISLVE